In the genome of Candoia aspera isolate rCanAsp1 chromosome 1, rCanAsp1.hap2, whole genome shotgun sequence, one region contains:
- the GREM2 gene encoding gremlin-2, with protein MAQDFGINFLLRMIWKLALSLFLMSALVQVIEPRKNRPVGAIPSPYKGSRSNNSERRLHLNREVLASSQEALVVTERKYLKSDWCKTQPLRQTVSEERCVSRTIINRFCYGQCNSFYIPRHVKKEEESFQSCAFCKPQKVTSFTVELECPELDPPFRIKKIQKVKQCRCMSVNLSSSGKQQK; from the exons ATGGCTCAAGATTTTGGCATCAATTTTCTGCTTAG GATGATCTGGAAACTTGCTTTATCGTTGTTTCTCATGTCCGCTCTGGTTCAAGTGATAGAGCCCAGGAAAAACCGCCCTGTGGGAGCCATCCCTTCCCCTTACAAGGGCAGCAGAAGTAATAACTCGGAGCGGCGGCTGCACCTCAACAGAGAAGTGCTGGCCTCCAGCCAGGAGGCCTTGGTGGTTACAGAGAGGAAGTACCTGAAAAGCGACTGGTGCAAAACTCAACCCTTACGGCAGACGGTCAGTGAGGAGAGGTGCGTCAGCCGCACAATTATCAACCGCTTCTGCTATGGCCAGTGCAACTCCTTCTATATCCCCCGCCAtgtaaaaaaggaggaagaatctTTCCAGTCATGTGCCTTTTGCAAACCTCAGAAGGTCACCTCCTTCACAGTGGAGCTCGAGTGCCCTGAACTGGACCCTCCTTTTCGAATTAAGAAGATCCAGAAAGTCAAGCAATGCCGATGTATGTCTGTGAACCTGAGCAGTTCAGGCAAGCAACAAAAGTGA